A DNA window from Solanum lycopersicum chromosome 3, SLM_r2.1 contains the following coding sequences:
- the LOC101251662 gene encoding uncharacterized protein isoform X5, translated as MKYLSLKKLGNFMFLYIQRVLRIVLGAGKQQNAITQVVQCHHCSKKMITLHRKLPNLRLTALKGELAATLNQAAGTTCSFENIINIEKFSYYLGAVELRNCLQKFIAVSEENRAIAFPGKELSLSKVDVTNDNVGSEGGNSQTSGPSKLDTPVKYSASPAKAAQIERQNSSGSEESACSSEEEQPSVERSRTLIRSASPRRSASPMRRVQIGRSGSRRSTAITIKSLNYFPARERSISHKDDAASGSDEEDSEQTSKKGEKNACRMSVQDAISLFESKQKGQAVDYQRTKSLLSASVGANKGVLRRWSSGVCENYKGSVDVASDDPVSEAINVLESRENETILEKKPDSYPPPVSQDTEAAAADFKQNLPEEKAYSPNVTTEGSFPNQHEEMDEKLNASVEWTRQKEAELDQLLTKMMETKPSKYRNLAASNGKKQSRPAERRGGFYDHYKEKRDEKLRGEAARNRAETDKQLKAMQQILDERKADIVTGNANNVSKKTNIKRTQRTVKKSPESTNTKDGTPKPSVAKKASSKASQLPATRKSWPSLPSPRVAGTSTAKTPSTTNSAGTTTPTRRRSQPTKAVPPTSQKGEKIQPQAKSVKTPPSNIRKNVTNGNDKKQQTLTKASKPSKARVQPTPGDSASSAKPRLSRVAKKSSVVPLESKEAKPFLRKGSGTASGHSPVIKAKVSSQPEKSLRESKDFVQAEENEIASVASSPLNQLQDKGLEELKIHEDENSVIKLDSPQKYENRDSCNKVTPDNEDDFGRMEESALKREVEEESNISPRAWVVIEEQEDQAVPCNDGFGPNESLTDGTTLKISSPRVRHSLSQMLLEESSEDVIDWGNAENPPTMVYQKDVPKGLKRLLKFARKSKTDSNSTGVSSPYVFSEGEEDPEDSKLLTKSSSDNLLRKATLHAKHSGQPKMSSEDYELSAQTSIGRIAAQKLQASRLSAPASTTKASRSFFSLSAFKGSK; from the exons ATGAAATATCTCAGCTTGAAGAAGCTCGGAAATTTCATGTTTCTTTATATTCAAAG GGTCCTCAGGATCGTATTGGGAGCGGGGAAGCAG CAGAATGCGATTACTCAAGTGGTACAGTGTCATCATTGCAGCAA GAAGATGATAACCCTTCATCGAAAGCTTCCAA ATTTGAGGTTGACTGCTTTGAAAGGGGAATTAGCTGCTACTTTAAACCAAGCTGCTGGCACTACATgctcttttgaaaatattattaacattGAAAAGTTCTCTTACTATCTGGGGGCTGTTGAATTAAG GAACTGTCTGCAGAAGTTTATTGCTGTGAGCGAGGAGAACAGGGCTATTGCTTTTCCGGGTAAAGAGTTGTCGCTTTCAAAAGTTGATGTCACAAATGACAATGTTGGTTCAGAAGGGGGCAATTCTCAAACATCTGGACCATCAAAGTTGGATACACCAGTGAAGTATAGTGCTTCCCCTGCAAAAGCTGCACAGATAGAGAGGCAAAACTCATCAGGAAGCGAAGAATCTGCTTGTTCAAGTGAGGAGGAACAACCATCAGTGGAAAGAAGTCGTACTCTCATAAGATCTGCATCTCCGAGAAGGTCTGCATCTCCAATGCGAAGAGTCCAAATCGGGCGGTCTGGGTCACGAAGATCCACTGCTATAACGATTAAGAGTCTAAATTACTTTCCTGCCAGAGAAAGATCTATCTCTCATAAAGATGATGCTGCTAGCGGTAGTGATGAGGAAGATTCTGAGCAAACCTCAAAAAAGGGTGAGAAGAATGCCTGTAGAATGAGTGTGCAAGATGCAATCAGTCTCTTTGAGAGCAAACAGAAAGGGCAAGCTGTTGATTATCAAAGGACAAAGTCATTATTAAGTGCGTCAGTTGGTGCTAATAAAGGGGTTTTGAGAAGATGGAGTTCAGGTGTGTGTGAAAACTATAAAGGCTCTGTTGATGTTGCTTCTGATGATCCAGTTTCCGAGGCTATCAATGTATTGGAAAGTCGAGAAAATGAGACAATTTTGGAAAAGAAACCCGATTCGTATCCTCCTCCTGTAAGCCAGGACACCGAAGCGGCTGCTGCTGATTTCAAACAAAACTTACCTGAAGAAAAAGCATATAGTCCAAATGTTACAACTGAGGGATCTTTCCCTAACCAACATGAAGAAATGGATGAAAAGTTAAATGCCTCAGTTGAATGGACTCGACAAAAGGAAGCAGAGCTAGACCAATTGCTTACAAAAATGATGGAAACCAAGCCTAGCAAATATCGGAACTTGGCAGCAAGTAATGGAAAAAAACAGAGCCGTCCCGCCGAGCGTCGAGGTGGTTTCTATGATCATTACAAAGAGAAGAGGGATGAGAAGCTTCGTGGTGAAGCTGCTAGGAATAGAGCAGAGACGGATAAACAATTGAAAGCAATGCAACAAATTCTTGATGAAAGAAAAGCTGACATTGTCACAGGAAATGCAAATAATGTtagtaaaaaaacaaatattaagaGAACCCAGAGAACAGTCAAGAAATCCCCTGAATCCACAAATACCAAGGATGGAACTCCCAAACCTTCTGTTGCAAAGAAAGCTTCATCAAAAGCATCGCAACTTCCAGCAACACGGAAATCATGGCCGTCTTTGCCGTCACCAAGAGTTGCAGGGACATCAACTGCTAAAACTCCTTCTACAACAAATTCTGCAGGTACTACTACACCTACCCGTAGAAGATCACAGCCAACAAAAGCAGTTCCTCCGACAAGCCAAAAGGGTGAGAAGATACAACCCCAAGCAAAATCTGTTAAAACACCCCCGAGTAATATCAGAAAGAATGTTACAAATGGGAATGACAAGAAACAGCAGACTTTGACAAAAGCTAGCAAACCTTCAAAAGCCAGAGTTCAGCCTACCCCTGGAGATTCTGCATCCTCTGCTAAACCTAGACTCAGCAGGGTAGCCAAGAAAAGTAGTGTGGTGCCTCTGGAATCAAAGGAGGCAAAGCCTTTTCTTCGTAAGGGGTCTGGTACTGCATCTGGTCATAGTCCAGTCATAAAGGCCAAAGTTTCATCTCAGCCTGAAAAATCTTTGAGGGAATCTAAGGACTTTGTTCAAGCTGAGGAGAATGAAATTGCTTCTGTTGCTTCTAGTCCTCTTAATCAACTGCAGGACAAGGGTCTTGAGGAGTTAAAGATCCATGAAGATGAAAACTCCGTAATTAAGTTAGACAGCcctcaaaaatatgaaaataggGATAGCTGCAATAAGGTTACACCAGATAATGAAGATGATTTTGGAAGGATGGAAGAGTCTGCACTGAAAAGAGAGGTTGAAGAGGAATCTAACATTTCTCCTCGCGCCTGGGTGGTAATAGAGGAGCAGGAGGATCAAGCCGTTCCATGTAATGATGGTTTTGGTCCCAATGAATCTCTGACTGATGGTACAACTTTAAAAATCTCAAGTCCCCGAGTTCGTCATTCTCTGTCTCAAATGTTGCTAGAGGAAAGCAGTGAAGATGTTATTGACTGGGGTAATGCTGAGAATCCTCCTACCATGGTATATCAGAAGGATGTGCCGAAAGGATTGAAGCGGCTTCTAAAGTTTGCTCGTAAGAGTAAGACTGATTCAAATTCAACTGGTGTTTCAAGCCCATATGTCTTCTCAGAAGGAGAGGAGGATCCAGAGGATTCTAAACTTCTCACCAAAAGTAGTTCGGACAATCTATTGAGAAAGGCTACACTTCATGCCAAGCATTCTGGACAACCAAAAATGTCTTCGGAAGACTATGAGCTATCCG CTCAAACAAGTATTGGCAGAATTGCTGCTCAGAAACTGCAAGCAAGCCGGCTTTCAGCTCCAGCAAGTACAACAAAAG CATCAAGATCATTCTTTTCTCTTTCAGCATTCAAGGGAAGTAAGTAA
- the LOC101251662 gene encoding COP1-interacting protein 7-like isoform X1 produces MEDGMDADVLMDYVEFQIFPSQNRYEAHICYGNKLVTAASGLLEQLILHCPKIKSLHSKGSDANFRFRPLGNLSDAKWFTKSTLIRFLRIISSSPIIDMTKVMVNEISQLEEARKFHVSLYSKGPQDRIGSGEAAECDYSSGTVSSLQQEDDNPSSKASKNELLRAIDLRLTALKGELAATLNQAAGTTCSFENIINIEKFSYYLGAVELRNCLQKFIAVSEENRAIAFPGKELSLSKVDVTNDNVGSEGGNSQTSGPSKLDTPVKYSASPAKAAQIERQNSSGSEESACSSEEEQPSVERSRTLIRSASPRRSASPMRRVQIGRSGSRRSTAITIKSLNYFPARERSISHKDDAASGSDEEDSEQTSKKGEKNACRMSVQDAISLFESKQKGQAVDYQRTKSLLSASVGANKGVLRRWSSGVCENYKGSVDVASDDPVSEAINVLESRENETILEKKPDSYPPPVSQDTEAAAADFKQNLPEEKAYSPNVTTEGSFPNQHEEMDEKLNASVEWTRQKEAELDQLLTKMMETKPSKYRNLAASNGKKQSRPAERRGGFYDHYKEKRDEKLRGEAARNRAETDKQLKAMQQILDERKADIVTGNANNVSKKTNIKRTQRTVKKSPESTNTKDGTPKPSVAKKASSKASQLPATRKSWPSLPSPRVAGTSTAKTPSTTNSAGTTTPTRRRSQPTKAVPPTSQKGEKIQPQAKSVKTPPSNIRKNVTNGNDKKQQTLTKASKPSKARVQPTPGDSASSAKPRLSRVAKKSSVVPLESKEAKPFLRKGSGTASGHSPVIKAKVSSQPEKSLRESKDFVQAEENEIASVASSPLNQLQDKGLEELKIHEDENSVIKLDSPQKYENRDSCNKVTPDNEDDFGRMEESALKREVEEESNISPRAWVVIEEQEDQAVPCNDGFGPNESLTDGTTLKISSPRVRHSLSQMLLEESSEDVIDWGNAENPPTMVYQKDVPKGLKRLLKFARKSKTDSNSTGVSSPYVFSEGEEDPEDSKLLTKSSSDNLLRKATLHAKHSGQPKMSSEDYELSAQTSIGRIAAQKLQASRLSAPASTTKASRSFFSLSAFKGSK; encoded by the exons ATGGAGGATGGAATGGATGCTGATGTCTTGATGGACTATGTTGAATTTCAGATTTTTCCAAGCCAGAACAG GTACGAGGCACATATCTGCTATGGCAACAAGTTAGTAACAGCGGCCTCTGGACTTCTGGAGCAGTTGATACTTCATTGTcccaaaatcaaatctttgCACTCAAAGGGTTCAGATGCCAATTTCAGATTTAGACCTCTAGGGAATCTTAGTGATGCTAAATGGTTTACAAAATCCACATTGATCAG GTTTCTTCGTATTATCAGCTCATCACCTATAATTGATATGACCAAGGTCATGGTAAATGAAATATCTCAGCTTGAAGAAGCTCGGAAATTTCATGTTTCTTTATATTCAAAG GGTCCTCAGGATCGTATTGGGAGCGGGGAAGCAG CAGAATGCGATTACTCAAGTGGTACAGTGTCATCATTGCAGCAA GAAGATGATAACCCTTCATCGAAAGCTTCCAA GAATGAATTGCTGAGGGCAATAGATTTGAGGTTGACTGCTTTGAAAGGGGAATTAGCTGCTACTTTAAACCAAGCTGCTGGCACTACATgctcttttgaaaatattattaacattGAAAAGTTCTCTTACTATCTGGGGGCTGTTGAATTAAG GAACTGTCTGCAGAAGTTTATTGCTGTGAGCGAGGAGAACAGGGCTATTGCTTTTCCGGGTAAAGAGTTGTCGCTTTCAAAAGTTGATGTCACAAATGACAATGTTGGTTCAGAAGGGGGCAATTCTCAAACATCTGGACCATCAAAGTTGGATACACCAGTGAAGTATAGTGCTTCCCCTGCAAAAGCTGCACAGATAGAGAGGCAAAACTCATCAGGAAGCGAAGAATCTGCTTGTTCAAGTGAGGAGGAACAACCATCAGTGGAAAGAAGTCGTACTCTCATAAGATCTGCATCTCCGAGAAGGTCTGCATCTCCAATGCGAAGAGTCCAAATCGGGCGGTCTGGGTCACGAAGATCCACTGCTATAACGATTAAGAGTCTAAATTACTTTCCTGCCAGAGAAAGATCTATCTCTCATAAAGATGATGCTGCTAGCGGTAGTGATGAGGAAGATTCTGAGCAAACCTCAAAAAAGGGTGAGAAGAATGCCTGTAGAATGAGTGTGCAAGATGCAATCAGTCTCTTTGAGAGCAAACAGAAAGGGCAAGCTGTTGATTATCAAAGGACAAAGTCATTATTAAGTGCGTCAGTTGGTGCTAATAAAGGGGTTTTGAGAAGATGGAGTTCAGGTGTGTGTGAAAACTATAAAGGCTCTGTTGATGTTGCTTCTGATGATCCAGTTTCCGAGGCTATCAATGTATTGGAAAGTCGAGAAAATGAGACAATTTTGGAAAAGAAACCCGATTCGTATCCTCCTCCTGTAAGCCAGGACACCGAAGCGGCTGCTGCTGATTTCAAACAAAACTTACCTGAAGAAAAAGCATATAGTCCAAATGTTACAACTGAGGGATCTTTCCCTAACCAACATGAAGAAATGGATGAAAAGTTAAATGCCTCAGTTGAATGGACTCGACAAAAGGAAGCAGAGCTAGACCAATTGCTTACAAAAATGATGGAAACCAAGCCTAGCAAATATCGGAACTTGGCAGCAAGTAATGGAAAAAAACAGAGCCGTCCCGCCGAGCGTCGAGGTGGTTTCTATGATCATTACAAAGAGAAGAGGGATGAGAAGCTTCGTGGTGAAGCTGCTAGGAATAGAGCAGAGACGGATAAACAATTGAAAGCAATGCAACAAATTCTTGATGAAAGAAAAGCTGACATTGTCACAGGAAATGCAAATAATGTtagtaaaaaaacaaatattaagaGAACCCAGAGAACAGTCAAGAAATCCCCTGAATCCACAAATACCAAGGATGGAACTCCCAAACCTTCTGTTGCAAAGAAAGCTTCATCAAAAGCATCGCAACTTCCAGCAACACGGAAATCATGGCCGTCTTTGCCGTCACCAAGAGTTGCAGGGACATCAACTGCTAAAACTCCTTCTACAACAAATTCTGCAGGTACTACTACACCTACCCGTAGAAGATCACAGCCAACAAAAGCAGTTCCTCCGACAAGCCAAAAGGGTGAGAAGATACAACCCCAAGCAAAATCTGTTAAAACACCCCCGAGTAATATCAGAAAGAATGTTACAAATGGGAATGACAAGAAACAGCAGACTTTGACAAAAGCTAGCAAACCTTCAAAAGCCAGAGTTCAGCCTACCCCTGGAGATTCTGCATCCTCTGCTAAACCTAGACTCAGCAGGGTAGCCAAGAAAAGTAGTGTGGTGCCTCTGGAATCAAAGGAGGCAAAGCCTTTTCTTCGTAAGGGGTCTGGTACTGCATCTGGTCATAGTCCAGTCATAAAGGCCAAAGTTTCATCTCAGCCTGAAAAATCTTTGAGGGAATCTAAGGACTTTGTTCAAGCTGAGGAGAATGAAATTGCTTCTGTTGCTTCTAGTCCTCTTAATCAACTGCAGGACAAGGGTCTTGAGGAGTTAAAGATCCATGAAGATGAAAACTCCGTAATTAAGTTAGACAGCcctcaaaaatatgaaaataggGATAGCTGCAATAAGGTTACACCAGATAATGAAGATGATTTTGGAAGGATGGAAGAGTCTGCACTGAAAAGAGAGGTTGAAGAGGAATCTAACATTTCTCCTCGCGCCTGGGTGGTAATAGAGGAGCAGGAGGATCAAGCCGTTCCATGTAATGATGGTTTTGGTCCCAATGAATCTCTGACTGATGGTACAACTTTAAAAATCTCAAGTCCCCGAGTTCGTCATTCTCTGTCTCAAATGTTGCTAGAGGAAAGCAGTGAAGATGTTATTGACTGGGGTAATGCTGAGAATCCTCCTACCATGGTATATCAGAAGGATGTGCCGAAAGGATTGAAGCGGCTTCTAAAGTTTGCTCGTAAGAGTAAGACTGATTCAAATTCAACTGGTGTTTCAAGCCCATATGTCTTCTCAGAAGGAGAGGAGGATCCAGAGGATTCTAAACTTCTCACCAAAAGTAGTTCGGACAATCTATTGAGAAAGGCTACACTTCATGCCAAGCATTCTGGACAACCAAAAATGTCTTCGGAAGACTATGAGCTATCCG CTCAAACAAGTATTGGCAGAATTGCTGCTCAGAAACTGCAAGCAAGCCGGCTTTCAGCTCCAGCAAGTACAACAAAAG CATCAAGATCATTCTTTTCTCTTTCAGCATTCAAGGGAAGTAAGTAA
- the LOC101251662 gene encoding COP1-interacting protein 7-like isoform X2 produces the protein MEDGMDADVLMDYVEFQIFPSQNRYEAHICYGNKLVTAASGLLEQLILHCPKIKSLHSKGSDANFRFRPLGNLSDAKWFTKSTLIRFLRIISSSPIIDMTKVMVNEISQLEEARKFHVSLYSKGPQDRIGSGEAECDYSSGTVSSLQQEDDNPSSKASKNELLRAIDLRLTALKGELAATLNQAAGTTCSFENIINIEKFSYYLGAVELRNCLQKFIAVSEENRAIAFPGKELSLSKVDVTNDNVGSEGGNSQTSGPSKLDTPVKYSASPAKAAQIERQNSSGSEESACSSEEEQPSVERSRTLIRSASPRRSASPMRRVQIGRSGSRRSTAITIKSLNYFPARERSISHKDDAASGSDEEDSEQTSKKGEKNACRMSVQDAISLFESKQKGQAVDYQRTKSLLSASVGANKGVLRRWSSGVCENYKGSVDVASDDPVSEAINVLESRENETILEKKPDSYPPPVSQDTEAAAADFKQNLPEEKAYSPNVTTEGSFPNQHEEMDEKLNASVEWTRQKEAELDQLLTKMMETKPSKYRNLAASNGKKQSRPAERRGGFYDHYKEKRDEKLRGEAARNRAETDKQLKAMQQILDERKADIVTGNANNVSKKTNIKRTQRTVKKSPESTNTKDGTPKPSVAKKASSKASQLPATRKSWPSLPSPRVAGTSTAKTPSTTNSAGTTTPTRRRSQPTKAVPPTSQKGEKIQPQAKSVKTPPSNIRKNVTNGNDKKQQTLTKASKPSKARVQPTPGDSASSAKPRLSRVAKKSSVVPLESKEAKPFLRKGSGTASGHSPVIKAKVSSQPEKSLRESKDFVQAEENEIASVASSPLNQLQDKGLEELKIHEDENSVIKLDSPQKYENRDSCNKVTPDNEDDFGRMEESALKREVEEESNISPRAWVVIEEQEDQAVPCNDGFGPNESLTDGTTLKISSPRVRHSLSQMLLEESSEDVIDWGNAENPPTMVYQKDVPKGLKRLLKFARKSKTDSNSTGVSSPYVFSEGEEDPEDSKLLTKSSSDNLLRKATLHAKHSGQPKMSSEDYELSAQTSIGRIAAQKLQASRLSAPASTTKASRSFFSLSAFKGSK, from the exons ATGGAGGATGGAATGGATGCTGATGTCTTGATGGACTATGTTGAATTTCAGATTTTTCCAAGCCAGAACAG GTACGAGGCACATATCTGCTATGGCAACAAGTTAGTAACAGCGGCCTCTGGACTTCTGGAGCAGTTGATACTTCATTGTcccaaaatcaaatctttgCACTCAAAGGGTTCAGATGCCAATTTCAGATTTAGACCTCTAGGGAATCTTAGTGATGCTAAATGGTTTACAAAATCCACATTGATCAG GTTTCTTCGTATTATCAGCTCATCACCTATAATTGATATGACCAAGGTCATGGTAAATGAAATATCTCAGCTTGAAGAAGCTCGGAAATTTCATGTTTCTTTATATTCAAAG GGTCCTCAGGATCGTATTGGGAGCGGGGAAGCAG AATGCGATTACTCAAGTGGTACAGTGTCATCATTGCAGCAA GAAGATGATAACCCTTCATCGAAAGCTTCCAA GAATGAATTGCTGAGGGCAATAGATTTGAGGTTGACTGCTTTGAAAGGGGAATTAGCTGCTACTTTAAACCAAGCTGCTGGCACTACATgctcttttgaaaatattattaacattGAAAAGTTCTCTTACTATCTGGGGGCTGTTGAATTAAG GAACTGTCTGCAGAAGTTTATTGCTGTGAGCGAGGAGAACAGGGCTATTGCTTTTCCGGGTAAAGAGTTGTCGCTTTCAAAAGTTGATGTCACAAATGACAATGTTGGTTCAGAAGGGGGCAATTCTCAAACATCTGGACCATCAAAGTTGGATACACCAGTGAAGTATAGTGCTTCCCCTGCAAAAGCTGCACAGATAGAGAGGCAAAACTCATCAGGAAGCGAAGAATCTGCTTGTTCAAGTGAGGAGGAACAACCATCAGTGGAAAGAAGTCGTACTCTCATAAGATCTGCATCTCCGAGAAGGTCTGCATCTCCAATGCGAAGAGTCCAAATCGGGCGGTCTGGGTCACGAAGATCCACTGCTATAACGATTAAGAGTCTAAATTACTTTCCTGCCAGAGAAAGATCTATCTCTCATAAAGATGATGCTGCTAGCGGTAGTGATGAGGAAGATTCTGAGCAAACCTCAAAAAAGGGTGAGAAGAATGCCTGTAGAATGAGTGTGCAAGATGCAATCAGTCTCTTTGAGAGCAAACAGAAAGGGCAAGCTGTTGATTATCAAAGGACAAAGTCATTATTAAGTGCGTCAGTTGGTGCTAATAAAGGGGTTTTGAGAAGATGGAGTTCAGGTGTGTGTGAAAACTATAAAGGCTCTGTTGATGTTGCTTCTGATGATCCAGTTTCCGAGGCTATCAATGTATTGGAAAGTCGAGAAAATGAGACAATTTTGGAAAAGAAACCCGATTCGTATCCTCCTCCTGTAAGCCAGGACACCGAAGCGGCTGCTGCTGATTTCAAACAAAACTTACCTGAAGAAAAAGCATATAGTCCAAATGTTACAACTGAGGGATCTTTCCCTAACCAACATGAAGAAATGGATGAAAAGTTAAATGCCTCAGTTGAATGGACTCGACAAAAGGAAGCAGAGCTAGACCAATTGCTTACAAAAATGATGGAAACCAAGCCTAGCAAATATCGGAACTTGGCAGCAAGTAATGGAAAAAAACAGAGCCGTCCCGCCGAGCGTCGAGGTGGTTTCTATGATCATTACAAAGAGAAGAGGGATGAGAAGCTTCGTGGTGAAGCTGCTAGGAATAGAGCAGAGACGGATAAACAATTGAAAGCAATGCAACAAATTCTTGATGAAAGAAAAGCTGACATTGTCACAGGAAATGCAAATAATGTtagtaaaaaaacaaatattaagaGAACCCAGAGAACAGTCAAGAAATCCCCTGAATCCACAAATACCAAGGATGGAACTCCCAAACCTTCTGTTGCAAAGAAAGCTTCATCAAAAGCATCGCAACTTCCAGCAACACGGAAATCATGGCCGTCTTTGCCGTCACCAAGAGTTGCAGGGACATCAACTGCTAAAACTCCTTCTACAACAAATTCTGCAGGTACTACTACACCTACCCGTAGAAGATCACAGCCAACAAAAGCAGTTCCTCCGACAAGCCAAAAGGGTGAGAAGATACAACCCCAAGCAAAATCTGTTAAAACACCCCCGAGTAATATCAGAAAGAATGTTACAAATGGGAATGACAAGAAACAGCAGACTTTGACAAAAGCTAGCAAACCTTCAAAAGCCAGAGTTCAGCCTACCCCTGGAGATTCTGCATCCTCTGCTAAACCTAGACTCAGCAGGGTAGCCAAGAAAAGTAGTGTGGTGCCTCTGGAATCAAAGGAGGCAAAGCCTTTTCTTCGTAAGGGGTCTGGTACTGCATCTGGTCATAGTCCAGTCATAAAGGCCAAAGTTTCATCTCAGCCTGAAAAATCTTTGAGGGAATCTAAGGACTTTGTTCAAGCTGAGGAGAATGAAATTGCTTCTGTTGCTTCTAGTCCTCTTAATCAACTGCAGGACAAGGGTCTTGAGGAGTTAAAGATCCATGAAGATGAAAACTCCGTAATTAAGTTAGACAGCcctcaaaaatatgaaaataggGATAGCTGCAATAAGGTTACACCAGATAATGAAGATGATTTTGGAAGGATGGAAGAGTCTGCACTGAAAAGAGAGGTTGAAGAGGAATCTAACATTTCTCCTCGCGCCTGGGTGGTAATAGAGGAGCAGGAGGATCAAGCCGTTCCATGTAATGATGGTTTTGGTCCCAATGAATCTCTGACTGATGGTACAACTTTAAAAATCTCAAGTCCCCGAGTTCGTCATTCTCTGTCTCAAATGTTGCTAGAGGAAAGCAGTGAAGATGTTATTGACTGGGGTAATGCTGAGAATCCTCCTACCATGGTATATCAGAAGGATGTGCCGAAAGGATTGAAGCGGCTTCTAAAGTTTGCTCGTAAGAGTAAGACTGATTCAAATTCAACTGGTGTTTCAAGCCCATATGTCTTCTCAGAAGGAGAGGAGGATCCAGAGGATTCTAAACTTCTCACCAAAAGTAGTTCGGACAATCTATTGAGAAAGGCTACACTTCATGCCAAGCATTCTGGACAACCAAAAATGTCTTCGGAAGACTATGAGCTATCCG CTCAAACAAGTATTGGCAGAATTGCTGCTCAGAAACTGCAAGCAAGCCGGCTTTCAGCTCCAGCAAGTACAACAAAAG CATCAAGATCATTCTTTTCTCTTTCAGCATTCAAGGGAAGTAAGTAA